From Mauremys mutica isolate MM-2020 ecotype Southern chromosome 17, ASM2049712v1, whole genome shotgun sequence, one genomic window encodes:
- the LOC123351413 gene encoding secretory carrier-associated membrane protein 3 isoform X3, whose product MAQNGANPFGEPENPFQDPAVMQHKPSTEYATLDVYNPFDNRGPPPPYQPQPGAQPTPPVTKVPQPPASAMQPPKKPSPPESKNYGSYGTQESTAASATAELLKRQEELNRKAEELDRRERELQNAALGNAAIRQNNWPPLPSFCPMKPCFYQDIAVEIPMEFQKTVSSMYYLWMASTVTLFLNFLASLASFCVEPATGSHFGLSILWVLLFTPCSFLCWYRPMYKAFRSDSSFNFFVFFFIFFVQDILYVLQAIGIPGSGFSGWIASLTVLRKNQAAAVIMILVAVFFTVVAVLGIIMLKRIHSLYRRTGASFQKAQEEFAAGVFSNQAVRTAAANAATGAAGSAFRAQ is encoded by the exons ATGGCCCAGAACGGGGCGAACCCCTTCGGGGAGCCCGAGAACCCCTTCCAG GATCCTGCTGTGATGCAACACAAGCCTAGCACGGAGTATGCGACGCTGGATGTGTACAACCCCTTCGATAACAGAGGG CCACCCCCTCCCtaccagccccagccaggggctcagCCGACTCCACCAGTCACCAAAGTGCCCCAGCCGCCAGCCTCTGCCATGCAGCCCCCCAAGAAGCCAAGCCCCCCAGAATCCAAAAACTACGGCTCCTATGGAACTCAG GAATCGACAGCAGCATCCGCCACAGCTGAGCTGCTGAAGCGTCAGGAGGAGCTGAACCGGAAGGCGGAGGAGCTGGACAGGCGGGAGCGGGAGCTGCAGAACGCAGCTTTGGGCAATGCTGCAA TCAGACAAAACAACTGGCCTCCGctgccctccttctgccccatgaAGCCCTGCTTCTACCAGGACATAGCTGTGGAGATCCCCATGGAGTTCCAGAAAACAGTCTCCTCCATGTACTACCTCTGGATGG CCAGCACCGTGACTCTCTTCCTGAACTTCTTGGCCTCCCTGGCCTCGTTCTGCGTGGAGCCTGCAACTGGTTCGCACTTTGGTCTCTCTATCCTCTGGGTTCTCCTCTTCacaccctgctccttcctgtgttGGTACAGGCCAATGTACAAAGCCTTCCG gagcgaCAGCTCGTTCAACTTCTTTGTGTTCTTTTTCATCTTCTTCGTCCAAGACATTCTGTATGTGCTGCAGGCCATCGGCATCCCAGGCTCGGGATTCAG TGGCTGGATAGCAAGTCTGACTGTGCTGAGGAAAAACCAGGCTGCTGCTGTGATCATGATCCTGGTGGCTGTGTTCTTCACGGTGGTGGCCGTGCTGGGGATCATCATGCTGAAGAGG ATCCACTCCCTGTATCGTCGGACGGGTGCCAGCTTCCAGAAGGCACAGGAGGAGTTTGCCGCAGGCGTCTTCTCAAACCAGGCGGTGCGCACGGCAGCAGCCAATGCCGCAACAGGGGCAGCGGGCAGTGCCTTCCGGGCACAGTAG
- the FAM189B gene encoding protein FAM189B has product MPSPSDSSHSLTGRSSRSLTHLRVQRTWLQILLVLGFIQVILGILVITFSLVAATITPSTKVRHSCPSWAGFLLALSGLVGIVSWKRPFTLVITFFTLLSVLGIMLSLAGSILSCQNAQLVKSLEACTREKDSCVCCQALSEYPSMGPACSRQGETLTMFPNPDCRSVRMALKDLLFSVCGLTIFSTIVCTLSAVMCCIQIFSLDIIHVLAPQRSSSVTLECTSPPDPFLQNMMDFEEFVPPVPPPPYYPPEYTCSSETDAQSITYNGSMDSPVPLYPTDFPPSYETVMGLRAVSQATLFDSQLTDPSHGCTCDHVPSIVLSGEVSMDSGSLVMSEIIDIPGDSSPSEDSCLLELQGSMRSVDYVLFRSIQRSRADYCLSVDCVQCGHHPRSPTLGLQGPFEDIPRPRVRGERSYSCSTPGPSYEGLLEPGGAITHSCNRLEGLARCAGPCFPEVRLKGKTLLPGHQGTSSTGSLYPDRGHRGRQRRNSEMSCPLGPARGLSQRPLVRSHSDPGIAVAGDPVDLRDLLYTKALEDDASNSSADTGLCSEACLFRLSHCNSPPLLRAASARKNKLAVPKKVTQRLSKAATRSLGDLKVCRGTRGLVARFLQRSKRSLASGVEMAGHGSQGHKQVPRSLWQAEEHTLPEGIHLQSCGDLSSTSSLRRLLSARRLERSRPHSLNGVYKESIL; this is encoded by the exons ATGCCATCTCCCAGTGACTCCAGCCATTCCCTGACTGGCCGCTCCTCCCGCAGCCTCACCCATCTCCGAGTGCAGAGGACCTGGCTGCAGatcctgctggtgctgggcttcATTCAGGTCATCCTGGGCATCCTCGTCATCACCTTCAGCCTTGTGGCAGCTACCATCACGCCCTCCACCAAGGTCCGGcactcctgcccctcctgggCCGGCTTCTTG CTGGCGCTGTCTGGGCTCGTCGGCATCGTCTCCTGGAAGCGGCCCTTCACCCTGGTG ATCACCTTCTTCACGCTGCTCTCCGTGCTGGGCATCATGCTGAGCCTCGCTGGCTCCATCCTCTCCTGCCAGAACGCTCAGCTGGTGAAGTCCTTGGAGGCCTGCACTAGG gaGAAGGACTCCTGTGTCTGCTGCCAGGCCCTCTCTGAGTACCCATCCATGGGCCCCGCCTGCAGCAGGCAGGGCGAGACACTGACCATGTTCCCCAACCCTGACTGCCGGAGCGTCCGCATGGCTCTGAAG GATCTTCTATTCAGTGTTTGTGGCCTAACCATCTTCTCCACCATTGTCTGCACGCTCTCAGCTGTCATGTGCTGCATCCAGATCTTCTCCCTGGACATTATCCATGTG ctggccCCACAGCGCTCCAGTTCGGTGACCCTGGAGTGCACATCGCCCCCAGACCCCTTTCTGCAGAACATGATGGACTTCGAGGAGTTTGTGCCCCCGGTGCCGCCGCCCCCGTACTATCCACCGGAGTACACCTGCAGCTCCGAGACCGACGCCCAGAG CATCACCTATAACGGCTCCATGGACAGCCCCGTGCCTCTCTACCCCACCGACTTCCCCCCATCCTATGAGACTGTCATGGGACTCCGGGCAGTCAGCCAG GCCACGCTGTTTGATTCGCAGCTCACGGATCCGTCGCATGGCTGCACCTGCGACCACGTCCCCTCCATCGTGCTCAGTGGGGAAG tgtccatggacagtggctCCCTGGTCATGTCCGAGATCATCGACATCCCTGGTGACAGCAGCCCCTCGGAGGACTCCTgcctgctggagctgcagggctccATGCGCTCGGTGGACTACGTCCTCTTCCGCTCCATCCAGCGCAGCCGCGCAGACTACTGCCTGAGCGTGGACTGCGTGCAGTGCGGCCACCATCCCCGCAGCCCCACGCTGGGCCTGCAGGGCCCCTTCGAGGATATACCCCGGCCCCGGGTGCGGGGGGAGCGCTCTTATTCCTGTTCCACCCCTGGTCCCAGTTACGAGGGGCTCCTGGAGCCAGGCGGGGCCATCACCCACAGCTGCAATCGTCTGGAAGGGCTGGCTCGCTGCGCTGGGCCCTGCTTCCCTGAGGTGCGACTCAAGGGCAAGACCTTGCTGCCAGGGCATCAGGGCACCAGCTCCACCGGCTCCCTGTACCCGGACCGCGGGCACCGCGGCCGTCAGCGACGCAACAGTGAGATGTCCTGCCCGCTGGGCCCAGCCCGGGGCCTGAGCCAACGGCCACTCGTGCGGTCGCACAGCGACCCCGGCATTGCTGTTGCCGGTGATCCTG TCGACTTGAGGGATCTGCTTTATACCAAAGCGCTGGAGGATGATGCATCCAATTCTTCTGCAGACACAG GACTGTGCTCTGAAGCCTGCCTGTTCCGGCTCTCGCACTGCAACTCGCCCCCGCTCCTCCGGGCCGCCTCTGCCAGGAAGAACAAGCTGGCAGTGCCCAAGAAGGTGACACAGCGGCTGTCGAAGGCAGCAACGCGCTCCCTGGGGGATCTGAAGGTTTGTCGTGGTACCCGGGGGCTGGTGGCCAGGTTCCTGCAGAGATCCAAGCGCAGCCTGGCGTCTGGCGTGGAGATGGCTGGGCATGGCTCCCAGGGCCACAAACAG gtgccccggagccTGTGGCAGGCAGAAGAGCACACGCTGCCTGAAGGGATTCACTTGCAGAGCTGTGGGGACCTGAGCTCCACCTCCTCGCTGCGTCGCCTCCTGTCTGCCCGCCGGCTGGAGCGCAGCCGTCCGCACAGCCTCAATGGGGTCTACAAAGAGAGCATCCTCTGA